The following DNA comes from Desulfobaculum xiamenense.
ACGCGAGCTCTCCATGGTCGAAGCCAACCTGCTCGCGGCGAACCGCAGCGCCGCCACCATCTACGTGACCAGCTGCTTCCGTGGCGAGGGCAAGACGACCACGGCCATTCACACTGCCTGGGGCCTCGCCAGCGAGGGCGGCAACCGCGTTCTGCTGGTTGACTGGAACACCGGTGCGCCCATCCTGCACACCATGTTCAGCATCGACGAGGCTCCCGGCCTGCTCCAGTTCCTGAGCGATCGACAAAGCCTGCATGAATGCCTTCGCGAAACAGCCTATCCGGGCCTGTGGCTCATGCCCTACGGCACGCAGGCGTGCGAACGCTGCGAAACGTTTCGACGCGACGTCATTTCGCAGCACATCGCCACTATGCGCGAGAGCTTCGACTACGTCGTCTTCGACGGCCACTCGCTGATCGGCACGTCCACCGCCATCCTCGCGGACCGCTTCGACGGCGTGCTGCTCGCCGTGGAGGCGGAACGGACCAAGTGGGAAGTCGTCCAAGATTCCTCCGAAAAAATCCGCAATATGGGCGGCAGCATCATCGGCATGGTCCTGAACCAGCGCAGATTCTACATCCCCAAAATCCTGTACGGAAAGATATGATGCGCACGTCACTACTCATTTTCCTTGCCCTCACGCTTGTCACGGTCGGATGCACGCGTGGCGACCTGCCCATCGCACCGGACGAGGAGCGCACCATGTCGGCCACGACCTTCGCCGCGGACGCCAAGGACTATCCCTCCGCGCTCGGACTGTTTCCGGACTACCGCCTCGTGCCCGGTGACGTGCTGGACGTGCTGTTCCAAATCCGCACATGGCAAAGCAAGGAAGAGTTCCGCCTCGCCGTGGACGACACGGTAACCGTAAAGTTCGTCCATGCGCCGGAGCTCAACGAGACGCAGAACATCCAGCCCGACGGACGCATCTCACTGCCCTACCTCGGCGAGGTGCGCATCGCGGGGATGTCCGTCGGCGAGGTCACCTCGATGCTTCGGGAGCGCTACGCATCCATCCTGCGCGCCCCGGAAATCTACGTGGTGGTTCCGGAATACCGCTCACGCATCAAGGAACTGAAGAACGACCTGCACACCGCCTCGCGCGGCCTCTCCCGGCTGGTCACCGTCCGCCCGGACGGCTTCTGCACCTTCCCCCTGGCTGGCGACATATTCGTTGCCGGGCGCACCATTCCACAGATCA
Coding sequences within:
- a CDS encoding polysaccharide biosynthesis/export family protein — protein: MMRTSLLIFLALTLVTVGCTRGDLPIAPDEERTMSATTFAADAKDYPSALGLFPDYRLVPGDVLDVLFQIRTWQSKEEFRLAVDDTVTVKFVHAPELNETQNIQPDGRISLPYLGEVRIAGMSVGEVTSMLRERYASILRAPEIYVVVPEYRSRIKELKNDLHTASRGLSRLVTVRPDGFCTFPLAGDIFVAGRTIPQINEELDAIYEDYLPGLHVDLFLERHSGAMVYVMGQVRTGGAFSIAKPVTLTQALALAGGHNNEADLTSVLVFRRQGQQFGARRLDLEKTLGLDEDGTLFYLQPDDIVYIPRRGRAQWAEVMREVSEIIFFRGWSSGLDGPLFVNPIIK